GAAGTAGGTCTCGATGTAGTTTCTCTTCCTATAATGCTCAAGGATCTCCCAATCGGTCAGAGAAGTATCGCTTGAGAGGATGATTCTGTTCTCTTGGTCTGTGTTATGAAAGACAAGCTTGACAGTGGCATTGTTGTATTTGGGTATCTTCACAATGATAGAAGAGAGACCGCGAGTTTTGTCTCTCAATTTGGACAGATGGAGCTTGCGCCCCTGAAAGATAACATTCAGTACAGGATTGAGTCTTCCGATTACTGTGAAACCCATTTCCATAGCCTTCAGAAATATCTCCGAGCAGAGTATTCCTCCATCCATCATGAGGATAGTATCTTTGAAGGGGATTCTCTCGAGCATTCGAATGAACTGGTCTGTGAGATTCTCTTCGTCTCTCAAAGAGGAGAAGAGAGGGAAGTAGAGTTTATCTTTCACCCAGCCTATAGCGCTCAAGAGAGAGACTCCACTCACGATTCTATTCTCTATGGTTGAGTAGAAGCTCCCGAGATTCTCGATTCTCTTTCCTCTCCTCTTCATGACAGTCTCGTCCAGAATGATGTACTTGAACTCGAGAAAATTCTCCTGGAGGAATCTAGAGATGTAATCTACTCTCGCGTATGAAAGGTCTCTTGTGGAGAGTGACTGAGAGCTCAACATTCTCGAGATGGATGACTGAGAAGAAGAACAGAAGGGGGCCAGTCTGCTGGTGTTCTTATGAGCGGACAGGAAGAGGGCACAGGAATACCCTTCAACAAACCTTCTCTGCTCTATACGTAGGAAGCGAACTGAACCGATGACATCCGAGATAATCTGTGATATATTCGTTGTGGGCATGAAATCATCCTTTCGTAAGGTTTCGTCACCACGAATATACGATGATTTCATGCCTTTTTCAATGACCCTGTCCTATTTCCTTCTTTTGGTTAAGTCAAAATGCATAAGTTGAGCCTGTATGTTCCCTTTGATCTTGTTGGAAAAGAATCAGTAGAGATCAAAAAGCAAATGCTTGAAGATCTAAAACTTGTTGTTGAAGGACTCGAAGCGATGTTCACAGTATATGGATTTGGTGCAAAGACCTCAAGCGGATATGGAATTGCCAGCAACAATATAAAAAACGGGAAAGTCTACACTGACATGTCTGTAAAGATAGAGCAAGAAAGCAAGGCAATGAAACTACCCGAGAATTTCCGGAAATACCTCAACGAAAACGGAACTGTAAAAGGCGAACTGATTGACAATTCAACAGGAACCCTGCTCAGCAATAAAAATTTTCAAAAGCAGAAGACAGAGCACGGTTTTCTGAGTGGTGATGAATTCTCAAAATTTAAACGCTGGTATGAGGAAAATGGTGAATCTTACATGAAATCATTGAGTGTCAAACACTCTCAACAAAACGCGGGAGAATTCGCGAGCTTTACTGAGCTTATAGACTTAACAAGGGCAATAGCCGATATGAACGCTCAACCAGATACAACGGGAGGTAATCCTGATGAGTAAAGACTTGACTGTCCTTGCAGAAAACAGAGACGTTTTGCTTACTGCTGAAATTGCATGCTGGTTGCACATGATAGGGAAGTATCACGAAGACTTCATAAGCGAAAAAAACAGGAAGCTAGATGCTATGGTTCCCTCCGAAATCATTGTGAATCCCATGATGAGTAAGCTTTTCGTGGATGATCTCACTTACGGAGCCTCAGAAAAGGTGGCTGATAAATGGGGAAATGACAGATCAATTGTCAAGAAAACAATAATCAAGGAGTTTATTGAAACTCACAAAGGAAAACCCCAAAATCCCTATCTGAGCTTGAATCGAGATGCGCATGGAAGGGGCTCGGGAACAGAAAAAGGGATTCTTGATGACGAAGCATATGAAGACCAAAAAAATAGGGCTAATGCTATCATATACCCATCTACCGCATTTGGTTTTGAAAATAACTACATGAACATTGACGAAATAGCTTCCGAAAGACATATTTTGTACAACTTTATACAACAAAAGCTAGATGCAGTTCGAAAACTGGCTGGGCAGAATAGTGCAGAGGACCTAAAAGTATGGAAGGTACTTAGACAGGAGTTTATCAGCACACTTCAGAGGCATTTCAGTAAAGCAATAGGAGACACTAGAAGACCTATAAATGACGTTACTCTTTGGGACCAGACAATATCTTCGGTAGCTTTTTTCAAAGCAGAGCTTGCAGAATCCTTGATCAATGGATATAAAGACCCTTTTGATAAAGACAAATACACTTTCAGGTACCTTCACGTGACTTTTGACGGTGAAAGCTATGTGGCAAAAGGAACTGGTATTGGCGACACAATAACTCGAAGAAAGCTTATCGACGAAGCATTTGATTCAGCAAAATTATTAATCGAGGTGGAGTATCCTCTCGGTTTAGAAATATACAGAGACACAAACGGGATAACTTTCTTAATTCCAGAGCTAAGTGAAAAACTGACGATTGATGACTTAGTTGTGAAGAAAGGGGTCAGTCTAAAGCAGACAATCTCAGAAAAGATCACTGCTTCAACTAACTGGGAAGTCACTCCGTTCTTCCATATCAGCGAAAGACCTTCAAGAAGTCTCTATAATTTGGGCTCTATGATATCAAAAAGGCCTGATGGCAATATTCCTTATCTGAAACTCAAAGAACTCTGGACCGAAAAAGCAGAGTTATGCTCTTCCTGCAATATAAGACCTATTGAAGCTAGCTCTCGAAAACGAGGGATTAAGTTTTGTGAAGAATGCTACAAGAGAATCACTGGCCGTGGAAAACAGTGGGTGGAAAACAGGAATAATCAAACCGTATGGATAGATGAAATCGCAGACTCAACGGGAAAAATCGCACTGCTTAGCTTTGGCTTCAGTTTGAACAGTTGGATCAATAAAGCACATAATCTTTCAACATTCGGAAACCTTAAGAAGACGGTTGGTTTCTCCTTCAAGGAACTCACGGAAGAGCTTTCAACATCAAACAAGCTAGATTGTATGCCAAATCTGAAGAGTATTGGAAAAAAACACGTCTTAAATGATCTTAAAACAGTTGATGGCCTTTATGACTTCATGGTGGGTTCTGAGGACCTCGAAGATAACAAAGCGCTCACAAAAAATGAAAAGCTGGCACTCGCAATTTGGCGGAAACCTCCTTCATTCGCAAGGGTTCGGAGAGTCTGGGAAACGACGAGTAAGTTCTGGGATGAGGCTCTTGTAGAAATCAAAGCAGTTATAAGTCCAATAACTGAAAGGATTGTTCTGAAAGTTCGGACAAATAATCTAAACCTCCCACCAAATAATGCCTATGAAGCCAAAGTCAATGAAACCAAATTCACTGTATTCTACGAGAACAAGAATCCTAAAGGCGCTGATGGACTTGAAAACTTCGTGATAATTGAGAATCTTGATCTACTAGCTAAGAAGCTCGGTGTAGAAATAAAGAAAGGCAGTCGAAAGGATTTAATTGATGAATTAATCAAAGAGTTTAAAGACAAGAACATAGACTTTTTCAGCTCCAACACTCCTTTAGAAGTACTCGCAAGTTCAAGAATCGAAGGCATCGAAATCGAATCGTGTAATTACTCCCCGGTAATCGAAATAACAAAAGACCCGGAAAGATTCATGGTTCTTGTGCCGGCTGATAAGGCTCTTGAAGCTGCTAAAAAGATAAAGGAAAAATATGAAAAGGAAATGGGAAAAGTCAGAAACCGCTTGCCCATGAATCTTGGGATCGTGTACGCGGGATATCATACGGCTCTTCCTGCCATCATGGATGCCGGGCGCAGGCTAATACAGATTGACAACAAAGAAAAAGAATGGATACTAACAAAGCAACCCGAAGAATACTCCAACTACTTCAAACTGTATTTTGAAGATCAGGTTTGGAAAATCCCCTCAAAGATGGGAGACTGTTCAGAAGATGTATGGTATCCGTATTTCTATGTTGATAATCTGGATAAAGTTGAACGGGAAAAAAGATGCCTTTCTTTCAAAGGCCCATCTGGTAATTGGCTAGTTCATGTTTCTCAGCTCAAAGAGGGGGATAAAGTTCTAGTCACACCTTCTTATTTTGATTTTGAGTATCTTTCTTCTGCTTCTCAGAGATTCGAAATCAGCTATAACGGCGAGAGTAGAAGGCGTTCAAAGGACAGAAAGCATCGTCCATACTATCTTGACGACCTGGATAAGATCGAAAGAGTATGGGTTATTCTCTCAACGAGACTTTCGAACAGCCAAATAAAGAAGCTGAACACTCTCGTTGAAGAAAAACGAAGAGATTGGACCGATTCACTTGGAGAAAAGG
This portion of the Mesotoga infera genome encodes:
- a CDS encoding transposase; amino-acid sequence: MPTTNISQIISDVIGSVRFLRIEQRRFVEGYSCALFLSAHKNTSRLAPFCSSSQSSISRMLSSQSLSTRDLSYARVDYISRFLQENFLEFKYIILDETVMKRRGKRIENLGSFYSTIENRIVSGVSLLSAIGWVKDKLYFPLFSSLRDEENLTDQFIRMLERIPFKDTILMMDGGILCSEIFLKAMEMGFTVIGRLNPVLNVIFQGRKLHLSKLRDKTRGLSSIIVKIPKYNNATVKLVFHNTDQENRIILSSDTSLTDWEILEHYRKRNYIETYFKAVKQNFGLKAQVFSSTSFQKHVELVQLAFTTWMIANFYRSVKDQVSLRDFLELIKFDYFFQLARSSSASDSSIHFLLPRFVNSKCIS
- a CDS encoding CRISPR-associated protein Csx11; its protein translation is MSKDLTVLAENRDVLLTAEIACWLHMIGKYHEDFISEKNRKLDAMVPSEIIVNPMMSKLFVDDLTYGASEKVADKWGNDRSIVKKTIIKEFIETHKGKPQNPYLSLNRDAHGRGSGTEKGILDDEAYEDQKNRANAIIYPSTAFGFENNYMNIDEIASERHILYNFIQQKLDAVRKLAGQNSAEDLKVWKVLRQEFISTLQRHFSKAIGDTRRPINDVTLWDQTISSVAFFKAELAESLINGYKDPFDKDKYTFRYLHVTFDGESYVAKGTGIGDTITRRKLIDEAFDSAKLLIEVEYPLGLEIYRDTNGITFLIPELSEKLTIDDLVVKKGVSLKQTISEKITASTNWEVTPFFHISERPSRSLYNLGSMISKRPDGNIPYLKLKELWTEKAELCSSCNIRPIEASSRKRGIKFCEECYKRITGRGKQWVENRNNQTVWIDEIADSTGKIALLSFGFSLNSWINKAHNLSTFGNLKKTVGFSFKELTEELSTSNKLDCMPNLKSIGKKHVLNDLKTVDGLYDFMVGSEDLEDNKALTKNEKLALAIWRKPPSFARVRRVWETTSKFWDEALVEIKAVISPITERIVLKVRTNNLNLPPNNAYEAKVNETKFTVFYENKNPKGADGLENFVIIENLDLLAKKLGVEIKKGSRKDLIDELIKEFKDKNIDFFSSNTPLEVLASSRIEGIEIESCNYSPVIEITKDPERFMVLVPADKALEAAKKIKEKYEKEMGKVRNRLPMNLGIVYAGYHTALPAIMDAGRRLIQIDNKEKEWILTKQPEEYSNYFKLYFEDQVWKIPSKMGDCSEDVWYPYFYVDNLDKVEREKRCLSFKGPSGNWLVHVSQLKEGDKVLVTPSYFDFEYLSSASQRFEISYNGESRRRSKDRKHRPYYLDDLDKIERVWVILSTRLSNSQIKKLNTLVEEKRRDWTDSLGEKDETFKSYVENVIDNLRWKQSLAKDEKDTLVDFCVSRKLADVLEIHMSILKDKSEVAE